The following coding sequences are from one Carettochelys insculpta isolate YL-2023 chromosome 5, ASM3395843v1, whole genome shotgun sequence window:
- the RAX gene encoding retinal homeobox protein Rx — translation MHLPGSPAPMADGGFSLSAQLGRSPGGPPSRLHSIEAILGFPKADGLLGAFPPAASPQAPDGADARSCPKAPGEPESGAEAYQEPGCPLPPQERLSPPAPAAPLAGEEQPKKKHRRNRTTFTTYQLHELERAFEKSHYPDVYSREELAVKVNLPEVRVQVWFQNRRAKWRRQEKLEVTSMKLQDSPILSFSRSPQAPALGTVGGSLPLESWLSPPVASSAPLQTLPGFVAPPQNLPASYTPPPFLGSPPPGSHPLPPLGTLGPPPPYQCGASFGDKFPLEEPDPRNSSIAALRLKAKEHIQAMGKPWQAI, via the exons ATGCACCTGCCCGGCTCGCCGGCCCCCATGGCGGACGGCGGCTTCTCCCTGTCGGCCCAGCTGGGCAGGAGCCCCGGCGGGCCCCCGTCCCGGCTGCACAGCATCGAggccatcctgggcttccccaaggCGGACGGGCTGCTGGGCGCCTTCCCGCCCGCCGCTAGCCCGCAGGCCCCCGACGGGGCGGACGCCCGCAGCTGCCCCaaggcgccgggcgagcccgagaGCGGGGCCGAGGCGTACCAAG AGCCCGGCTGCCCCCTGCCGCCGCAGGAGCGGCTCAGCCCGCCGGCCCCGGCCGCCCCGCTGGCGGGGGAGGAGCAGCCCAAGAAGAAGCACCGGCGGAACCGCACCACCTTCACCACCTACCAGCTGCACGAGCTGGAGCGGGCCTTCGAGAAGTCGCACTACCCCGACGTGTACAGCCGCGAGGAGCTGGCGGTCAAGGTCAACCTGCCCGAAGTGCGCGTGCAG GTGTGGTTCCAGAACAGACGAGCCAAATGGCGGCGGCAAGAGAAACTGGAAGTCACGTCCATGAAGCTGCAGGACTCCCCGATCCTCTCCTTCAGCCGCTCCCCGCAAGCCCCCGCCCTGGGCACGGTGGGCGGCAGCCTGCCGCTGGAGTCCTGGCTCAGCCCGCCCGTGGCGAGCAGCGCCCCTCTGCAGACTCTGCCCGGCTTCGTGGCTCCCCCGCAAAACCTCCCCGCCAGCTACACGCCCCCGCCCTTCCTGGGCTCGCCGCCGCCCGGCAGCCACCCCCTGCCGCCGCTGGGAACCCTGGGGCCGCCGCCGCCCTACCAGTGCGGGGCCAGCTTCGGGGACAAGTTCCCTCTGGAGGAGCCGGACCCGCGGAACTCCAGCATCGCGGCGCTGCGGCTGAAGGCCAAGGAGCACATCCAGGCCATGGGGAAGCCGTGGCAGGCGATCTGA